A DNA window from Primulina tabacum isolate GXHZ01 chromosome 12, ASM2559414v2, whole genome shotgun sequence contains the following coding sequences:
- the LOC142521071 gene encoding EPIDERMAL PATTERNING FACTOR-like protein 8, with protein MALSTNYHLSLSFAALAIFFFSLTLLPSKSGGMDHTSSINIDEQLKKMILGSRPPACSVDKCMNCRPCEATLVIPPHRNKDNNNNKKIERAYEKSSRREDDSYYLLSWKCRCGDKFYQP; from the exons ATGGCTCTGTCAACAAACTATCATCTATCTCTCAGTTTCGCAGCCTTGGCCATCTTCTTCTTTTCTCTCACTTTGCTCCCTTCTAAATCAG GTGGGATGGACCATACATCGAGCATCAATATCGACGAGCAGCTGAAGAAGATGATTCTTGGATCGAGGCCACCAGCCTGTAGTGTGGACAAATGCATGAACTGCAGGCCATGTGAAGCCACCCTAGTCATCCCACCTCACCGGAACAAggataataataacaataaaaaaatcgaAAGGGCTTACGAAAAATCATCCCGCAGAGAAGATGACAGCTACTATCTTCTTTCTTGGAAATGTAGGTGTGGAGATAAGTTCTATCAACCTTGA